One Rosa chinensis cultivar Old Blush chromosome 5, RchiOBHm-V2, whole genome shotgun sequence genomic region harbors:
- the LOC112164813 gene encoding uncharacterized protein LOC112164813, translated as MESRPRKVKGRSDEIKSRRWKQVSQPIVATDNEALEMTNEDMSILEHRDKRIRTNRQIPTVIVNQPLSLDEHSSNNNTVVPEHVVNSNSLQFAESADIRGECSQSFGQALYQRTKQGSVVTYEDSGDNVYTCKYFNACFWVEEAIKQKSTKALPIYTNCCQKGEIKLPVPKPTPNLLKTLLNPNNGPDSKLFKENIRVYNSMFSFTSMGATIDHKINTGSGPYVFKISGQVHHLMGSILPSDGESPKYAQLYIYDTNNEISNRINAIDPLHVNQNIKPEIVEGLTKIWV; from the exons ATGGAATCAAGACCTAGAAAAGTCAAGGGAAGAAGTGATGAAATTAAGTCAAGAAGGTGGAAACAAG TATCTCAGCCGATAGTGGCAACAGATAATGAAGCTCTGGAGATGACGAATGAAGATATGAGCATATTGGAACATCGAGATAAACGGATTAGAACCAATCGACAAATTCCTACTGTTATTGTGAATCAACCTCTCTCTCTTGATGAACATTCAAGTAACAATAATACAG TTGTACCTGAACATGTGGTGAATAGTAATTCCTTGCAATTTGCAGAGAGTGCTGACATCAGAG GTGAATGTTCTCAGTCTTTTGGTCAAgcattatatcaaagaactaaACAAG gaTCAGTTGTTACATATGAAGATTCAGGGGACAATGTTTACACATGTAAGTATTTTAATGCATGTTTTTGGGTTGAAGAAGCTATCAAACAAAAATCTACAAAAGCATTGCCCATTTATACAAATTGTTGTcaaaaaggagaaatcaagCTTCCTGTACCTAAACCAACTCCTAATTTGCTTAAAACATTATTGAATCCAAATAATGGTCCAGATAGCAAGCTTTTTAAAGAGAATATTAGAGTGTATAATTCAATGTTCTCTTTTACATCAATGGGAGCAACAATTGATCATAAAATAAACACTGGATCAGGTCCATATGTATTCAAAATTAGTGGTCAAGTTCATCATTTGATGGGTTCTATTTTACCTTCTGATGGTGAATCCCCTAAATACgcacaattatatatatatgatacaaACAATGAGATTTCAAATCGTATTAACGCAATTGATCCTCTTCATGTTAATCAAAATATTAAACCAGAAATTGTTGAAGGACTTACTAAGat ATGGGTATAA